From Alloacidobacterium dinghuense:
CGTTGGTCGCGTAGCTCGCGATCGATCCGTTCTGAGCCAGGATTTCCAGGTCGTTCTTGATATTCGCAGCAAAAGCGACTTCGACGACGTGGTCGATACCGTTGGGGGCCAGTTTTCGAACGCGCTCTACGAGCTTGCCGTCAGTCAACAGAACCTCTTCCGCACCCGCTTTGAAGGCGATCTCCTTATCACTGTCAGCGCGGCAGGTAGCAATCACCCTCGCTCCCGCCTGGTAGGCGAGTCGAACGGCGCAGGCTCCCACGGCACCGGCTCCTCCCTGCACGAGGACAGCGCGGTCCTTGACCGGACCCGCCACATGCACCGCGCGATGCGCGGTGATGCCGGGAATGCCCAGGCATGCGCCCTGCTCCATTGTGACGACTTCAGGAAGCGGCACCGCCTGATCGAGAGGAACAGTAGCGAATTCAGCAGCGGTGCCGAACGGACGATAGGACTGAGCCCCGTAGCACCAGACGCGCCGTCCAATCCACTCCTTAGGGACGCCGTCGCCCACGGCGTCTACGACTCCGGCACCGTCGCTGTGCGGGATGACGCGCGGATAGGGCATGCCATATCCAAAGGCATCTTCACGCTTCTTCACATCGCCGGGATTCACGCCCGAAACAGACACACGAATCCGGACCTCACCAGCTTGAGGTTTCGGATCCTCCATCTCGCCGACGATCAGGACATCACGCGCCGGGCCTTGTTTTTCATACCACGCTGCTTTCATGGCAACTCCTGTCGAGACAGCAGACCATTGTCCCTCAAGAAATCGAAGTTCTGCAAAATCGGCCGGCGCCGAATTGTTTTCGGATTGCGCTAAATCCTGCTAGGCTGATTCTTTTCCATTTGGAGAGAATTTCGGATGCAACGCTTCCTTGCTCTTTTGTTGCTGTGTATTGCCGGACTCACACCGGCCGCCTTCGCTCAAACCAACTACACCCAGCCAGTCGACACGATACCCGCCGATCTTCGCGGAAAGATCGATGCCGTCGCCAACAAAGTCCTCGCAGACACAGGCGTTCCTTCGGCCTCGATCGCCATCGTGCAGAAGGGCCAGATCGTCTACACAAACGCCTACGGCAAAGCCCGCCTCGATCCACTGACACCCGCCGCGCCGCAGATGCGCTATTCAGTGGGCTCGATCTCGAAGCAGTTCACCGCAGCATCCATCCTCCTGCTGCAGCAACAGGGCAAGCTCTCCATCGACGATCCCGTCTCGAAGTATGTTCCCGGCCTCACCCGCGGCGACGAGGTGACTATCCGCATGCTGCTCTCGCACACCTCCGGCTATCAGGACTACTGGCCCGAGGATTACCTGATGCAGCCGATGCGCCAACCCGCGACAGCGCAGTACATCATGGACACCTGGGCGAAGAAGCCGCTCGACTTCGACCCCGGCGCCAAGTGGCAGTATTCGAACACGAACTTCGTCATCGCTGGCGTCATCGTCGAGAAGTTGAGCGGCGAGCCCCTGATGCGCTTCCTGCAGGAGCACGTATTCACGCCGCTCGACATGAAATCGGTCTATAACACCGACGTAGCGAAACTAGGAGACACCGACGCTGCCGGATACATTCGCTACGCACTGGGCCCGCTGCGCCCTGCGCCGAAAGAAGGCGCGGGCTGGATGTTCGCTGCGGGCGAACTCGCCATGCCCGCGCATGATCTGGCGTTGTGGGACATCAGCATCATGAACCGCTCGCTGCTCGCGCCCGAGTCCTACAGGCAGATGTTCACTTCGATCAAGCTGAAAGATGGCAGCGACAGCGGTTATGGTCTCGGCGTATTCACCACGCCGCGCTCCGGACACGCTGCGCTCGAGCATTCGGGCGAAGTCTCCGGCTTTGTCTCGGAAAATATTGTATTTCCCGACGACAAGGCCGCGATCGTCGTCCTCACCAATCAGGACGCTTCTCCGGCTGCAGCCGCAATTGCCCGCCAGCTGACGCCGATCATTCTTGGCGCCGATACGCAATCCGCTGCGCAAGCTGAGTTACAGGCACTGACGATCTTCAAGGGACTGCAGCAGGGGCAGATCGACCGCACGCTCTTCACCGACAACTGCAATGCCTACTTTGATCAGCAGGGGCTCAGCGACTTCTCTTCAAGCCTCAAGCCGCTGGGAGAGCCGGCGACATTCCATCAGACGGCAGACGACCTGCGCGGTGGCATGACTTTCCGGGTGTTTGCTGTGACGTTCAAGGATAGTCCGCAGCATTTGCGGGTGACTACCTATACCGAGCCCGACGGCAAGCTGGAGCAGTATCTGGTCATCCCGGCGCAATAGGCCATGCATCGCTTTCACGCGAGATGCATCTATATCTCTCGGCTTGGCTGGAGCCTTATCCGGCCTTGTACGATATAAGTAGCAAAAAGCGAGGGTGGCGAGCAGGCAATGCCTCCAACACAACACAAAGACTATTACGCCACACTGGGCGTTAAAAAAACGGCAACTGCGGACGAGATCCGCAAGGCATTTCGCAAGGCGGCGCGGAAGTACCATCCGGACGTCAATCCCGGCGACAAAAAGGCCGAGGAGAAGTTCAAGGAAATCTCCGAGGCGAACGACATCCTGAGCGACGAGAAGAAGCGCAAGATCTACGACCAGTTCGGCTTCTACTCCGATCAGATTGATCCCGCTGCCGCCGAAGCAGCAGCGCGAGCAGGGCAAGGCGGCGGGAGCCGTGGCCAGGAAGTTCCATTCGACTTCGGCGGATTCGACTTCTCCGACTTTGCCTCCTCCGGTGGGCACACTGGAAACACGGGCAGCGCGCAATCCAGCGGCTGGGGCGGCTTCCGCGATATCTTCTCGGGAATTTTCTCACAGGGCGGCCGCCACCAGGCGCAGGGCCCCGAGGCCGGTACAGATCTCGAATACCAGGTCACGGTCGATTTCTGGACAGCGATTCGCGGCGGCACCACGCGCCTTGAGATCCATCGTCGTGAAGTATGCCCGACCTGCAAGGGCAAATCGACGACAGGGGGCTCACAGACCTGTCCTGAGTGTCACGGTACTGGTCAGGTGACACAGATGGGCGGCCGGATGAAGTTCAACATCCAGTGCCCGCGCTGCGGCGGCGCCGGAAAGGTGACGAGTGCGTGTCCGACTTGCAATGGCGAAGGAACAGTGGCGCGGACGGAACACATTGATTTCCGCATCAAGCCGGGAACGCGCGATGGGCAGCGAATTCGTCTGGCAGGCAAGGGAAATGCGGGAACCAACGGCGGCAATCCAGGTGACCTGTATCTGATCATCCGCACCGGCACGCATCCCGTTCTCACGCGCCAGATGGATGACATCCACATCACAGTTCCCGTAACAGTCGCGGAAGCGGCTCTGGGCGCGAAGATTGAAGTGCCGACCATCGATGGGCGCGCGCAACTGAAGATTCCGCCCGCAACCCAGTCCGGCCAGAAGCTCCGCATGCGCGAACGCGGCGTGCCTTCGGCGACTCAGGAAGGCAAGCGCGGGGATGAGATTGTGACCGTCGAGATCGTTGTGCCGCACATTCAGGACGAGCGTTCGAAGGAGATTCTGCGCGAGTTTGCCAAGCTCAATCCAGCCGACCCGCGTGAAACGATCTGGGCCAAGATAGGAAATGGGCAGTGAGTGAAGATGCGCAAACTCGCGACGATGCCAACGAGCTGTTAAATGCCGCGGTCAACTATGCGCGGCGCATGCTGCGCAAATATGGCGAATTCGGCCCGTTTGGTTTCTCCCTGAACGAAAAGCATGAGCTGGTAAACGAAACCGTCCCGCGAAAGAACATGCCACCCGACGCCGCCATGCTGCTCGAACTAATACAGGAGCAACTGGCCGAGCGCAGCGGTAAGAAGGAGATCATCGCAGCGGCCACAGCAGCCAACGTCACCATGACGAAGACCTCAGCAGAGGGTTTCACGGATGCATTGCTGGTCGAAATCGAGCATCAAAGTGGGTACTGTATAAAGGCCTTTGTGCCCTACAGAATAGGTGGAGGCCAGTTCCTCGGAATCCTGCCGAGATACATCAGGTTTGGCGCGGTCCAGGTACAGAATGGAGTAGCGCGGTTGTTCGCGCATTGAAAGAAACGCGATGCCCACGAAACGTAAATCGAAAGGCGCATACATGATCTCGGCGGTAGCCGAGATGTATGGCATTCATCCGCAGACACTTCGCCTCTATGAGCGAGAAGGACTGTTGAAGCCGTCGCGCACCGAAGGGAACACGCGCCTGTACACCGACGAAGACCTCGAACGGCTAGAGTTCATCCTTAACCTGGCGCGCGATCTTGGCGTGAACATCGCCGGCATCGCCATCATCCTGCAAATGCGCGAGCGCATGGAAGAGATGAACCGCCAGATGCAGGGCTTTGTCGATTACGTCCGCACTGAGATGGTCAGCCGTATGCAGCACGGCTTCCAGCAGCAGGGATCGGCGATGGTGCCACTGCGTCGTCCGGTAGTGGTCGTGACCCCGACGAAGAATAAGCGTCAGTAGCAGTTACAAACCTGGGCCACAAATATAAGAGGCAGCCCGAAGGCTGCCTCTCGCGTTTCAGGGTGAGCTAGAAGGTTAGTTGCAGAGACATCTGAATCTGCCGCGGGCTTCCGATGGCGCGTGTCGTATATCCGAGGCCGGTTGGGCAGTTAAAGAACGTCCCATTCGGCGGATTTCCAGCCGCGCAGGACGCAGGC
This genomic window contains:
- a CDS encoding NADPH:quinone reductase — encoded protein: MKAAWYEKQGPARDVLIVGEMEDPKPQAGEVRIRVSVSGVNPGDVKKREDAFGYGMPYPRVIPHSDGAGVVDAVGDGVPKEWIGRRVWCYGAQSYRPFGTAAEFATVPLDQAVPLPEVVTMEQGACLGIPGITAHRAVHVAGPVKDRAVLVQGGAGAVGACAVRLAYQAGARVIATCRADSDKEIAFKAGAEEVLLTDGKLVERVRKLAPNGIDHVVEVAFAANIKNDLEILAQNGSIASYATNAPMAEVPAWQPIFINARMFFVGSDDVPKEAKNEAAKAMNQAYEAGWQGFQIAERFSLNDIAKAHEFVEHPSKAGRVVVTI
- a CDS encoding serine hydrolase domain-containing protein, producing the protein MQRFLALLLLCIAGLTPAAFAQTNYTQPVDTIPADLRGKIDAVANKVLADTGVPSASIAIVQKGQIVYTNAYGKARLDPLTPAAPQMRYSVGSISKQFTAASILLLQQQGKLSIDDPVSKYVPGLTRGDEVTIRMLLSHTSGYQDYWPEDYLMQPMRQPATAQYIMDTWAKKPLDFDPGAKWQYSNTNFVIAGVIVEKLSGEPLMRFLQEHVFTPLDMKSVYNTDVAKLGDTDAAGYIRYALGPLRPAPKEGAGWMFAAGELAMPAHDLALWDISIMNRSLLAPESYRQMFTSIKLKDGSDSGYGLGVFTTPRSGHAALEHSGEVSGFVSENIVFPDDKAAIVVLTNQDASPAAAAIARQLTPIILGADTQSAAQAELQALTIFKGLQQGQIDRTLFTDNCNAYFDQQGLSDFSSSLKPLGEPATFHQTADDLRGGMTFRVFAVTFKDSPQHLRVTTYTEPDGKLEQYLVIPAQ
- a CDS encoding DnaJ C-terminal domain-containing protein → MPPTQHKDYYATLGVKKTATADEIRKAFRKAARKYHPDVNPGDKKAEEKFKEISEANDILSDEKKRKIYDQFGFYSDQIDPAAAEAAARAGQGGGSRGQEVPFDFGGFDFSDFASSGGHTGNTGSAQSSGWGGFRDIFSGIFSQGGRHQAQGPEAGTDLEYQVTVDFWTAIRGGTTRLEIHRREVCPTCKGKSTTGGSQTCPECHGTGQVTQMGGRMKFNIQCPRCGGAGKVTSACPTCNGEGTVARTEHIDFRIKPGTRDGQRIRLAGKGNAGTNGGNPGDLYLIIRTGTHPVLTRQMDDIHITVPVTVAEAALGAKIEVPTIDGRAQLKIPPATQSGQKLRMRERGVPSATQEGKRGDEIVTVEIVVPHIQDERSKEILREFAKLNPADPRETIWAKIGNGQ
- a CDS encoding MerR family transcriptional regulator, translated to MPTKRKSKGAYMISAVAEMYGIHPQTLRLYEREGLLKPSRTEGNTRLYTDEDLERLEFILNLARDLGVNIAGIAIILQMRERMEEMNRQMQGFVDYVRTEMVSRMQHGFQQQGSAMVPLRRPVVVVTPTKNKRQ